GATAACCAGATCCCAAAATTTTAGAACGTAATATCATATCATTTAACTCTGTTCTCTTAATGTTTCTTTATAAATTCTTTTTAAATAACTTTGAATTGTGTTTTCTAATCCCATGTATAAAGACTCGCTAATTAAAGCATGTCCTATAGATACTTCTGCTAGATTCGGTATTTTTCTAATTAAAAAAGAAATATTATCTAAATTTAAATCATGTCCAGCGTTGACAAGCATATGATTTTTAATAGCCTCTTTCGCTGTTTCAATATAGGGATTGATGCAATTCCATTCTTTTTTAGCATATCCAACAGAAAAATTTCCGGTATACAATTCTATTCTATCTGCTCCTGTTTTAGCTGCATATACAACCAATTTAGGATCGGGATCTAGGAATATAGAAGTTCTAATTCCATGATTTTTTAATATTTTTATTTTTTTAGCCAAAAAGTGACAATGTAAAATTGTATTCCATCCTGAATTTGAAGTAATTGCATTATTCCGATCAGGAACTAAGGTTACTTGATCAGGTTTTACATTCAATACGAGTTCCATGAATTTGTCAGTAGGTCTTCCTTCAATGTTCAATTCCGTTTTTATCACAGAATTAATATCGTAAACATCCTGATATCTAATATGTCTTTCATCAGGACGTGGATGAATAGTAATCCCTTGACATCCGAATTTTTGAACATCTATTGCTATCTGCAACAGATTGGGTAGATTTTCCCCTCTTGCATTTCTTAATGTAGCTATTTTATTTAAATTAACACTTAATTTCACCATTTAAAAAAATTCTTTCTTAGTGACTTGTGTCACTTCTAAATTAAACTCTTTAGCAGCTGTCAGCAAATGATCAAAAACACTAGCTTGTATTTGTTCATATTTAATGGATTCAGATGTGTTTGTAAAACAGTATAACTCAACAGGAAGTCCATAAGGAGTAGGTTCTAAGTGTCTCACCATAAGAGTTTCTGACTGTGATATTCGTGGATGTTGATGTAGATATTCCAATGTATATTGACGAAATAAACCAATATTCGTTAATCTTCTTCCATTAAGATCTATGCGAATATCAACATTTTTTTCTTTATTGAAAAGATCTATTTCTTTTTGTTTTTTATGAATATAATTTTTAATTAAATAAACATGTTGAAATTTTTTTAATTTATCGGAGTTATAAAAATGAAAAGATTGTATATTAAATAAAATGGATCTTTTGATTCGACGTATGTTCTTTTGACGCATGACTTCAAAATTAGTTACAGCAGTAGAAATTAAATCATAAGTGGGGACACTGGTTATAGTTTTATCAAAATTCTCTATTTTTGCGGAAGTTAAATTGATTTCGATAACCGTTCCTTCTATACTATATTTTGGAATTCCTATCCAATCACCTACCTTTATCATTTTAGTAGATGCCATTTGTACACCAGAAACAAATCCAAGAATTGTATCCCTAAAAACTAATATTACAATAGCTGTTATAGCACCTAAACTGGTAAGTATAGTGATTAAATCATTCTTTGTAAGAAT
This sequence is a window from Blattabacterium cuenoti. Protein-coding genes within it:
- a CDS encoding pyridoxine 5'-phosphate synthase, whose translation is MVKLSVNLNKIATLRNARGENLPNLLQIAIDVQKFGCQGITIHPRPDERHIRYQDVYDINSVIKTELNIEGRPTDKFMELVLNVKPDQVTLVPDRNNAITSNSGWNTILHCHFLAKKIKILKNHGIRTSIFLDPDPKLVVYAAKTGADRIELYTGNFSVGYAKKEWNCINPYIETAKEAIKNHMLVNAGHDLNLDNISFLIRKIPNLAEVSIGHALISESLYMGLENTIQSYLKRIYKETLREQS
- a CDS encoding mechanosensitive ion channel family protein, translated to MYYKYKTEKILEKIFQIQGIYEFSHNLDFKKWWIITLIVIGKMLFFTVLLIILEFIFNRGVRFIGRRIVSSTHFVWDNILYENKVFDSLAHFFPLSIGFLLIEPFFKSYHTIVIYLEKTFDILFVLIVLQFLIRVVNSIMRIATSENNHQTIAVRSFSQLLKIISIIFCVLVIIAILTKNDLITILTSLGAITAIVILVFRDTILGFVSGVQMASTKMIKVGDWIGIPKYSIEGTVIEINLTSAKIENFDKTITSVPTYDLISTAVTNFEVMRQKNIRRIKRSILFNIQSFHFYNSDKLKKFQHVYLIKNYIHKKQKEIDLFNKEKNVDIRIDLNGRRLTNIGLFRQYTLEYLHQHPRISQSETLMVRHLEPTPYGLPVELYCFTNTSESIKYEQIQASVFDHLLTAAKEFNLEVTQVTKKEFF